GAAGGCAGAAAAGAGGAGGAACAGTTAAAAAAACTACGGTAAAAGTTGCAGCAATGCCAGCCCCAGCCTACCTATCTCCTCCCTTCCTCCCGCTCCACCACCCCGCCACCAGCACGAGCGCGCACCTCCTCTCCGGTGGCCGCAACCATCGAAGCCGCCCACGGCACATGTCAGGTACCGCCAACGAGGCATCTCCGTTCGGAGTCAGGAAGGATATGCTCCTCCGGATACCTACGAGGCCACAACATATGCTCTGCAGAAAGTCTTCGTCCCATAATACTATTAACGTAATGGCGTGCGGCTACACCCTACCAGGTCCCGTGCTTCTTAAAGCCAAGGTCGGCGACGGTGACCGCGACGGAGGGGACGACCTCCTCCTGGCATCGCGGCGACACGCGTAAGAAGAGGCGGACCGCCTTTCTGCTCCGCACGCTACTGTTCATGTGCGCGGCATTCCGCGTGGCCGTTGCGCTCACCCGCGTTTTATACCACGCCGCGGCCGGCAGCGTCCTCGGCGTGGCCAGGGTCCTCTTCGCGGCGGCCAACGAGCGGTGCCTTCGGTGCGTGAACCAGGCGGCGCTCGGGCGCAGCGTCACCGGCACCTTCTGCGGGGACTTGTTGGTGGGAGCCATGGCGCACTCGTGGAGGGTGCTCATGCAGGGGCTCACGTCGCTCATGTTCCTCTGCGCGCGCGCCGACGAGtacgtccggccgccgccgagccCGCTCGTGCTGACGGCGCACGACAAGCCGGCGGCTCATCCTCAGCAGGTAAGGCTGGATTTTTTGGCTCTGAACAGCTCTCAAGTGTGTGCAAGAATTTGGCATTTCCTGCAGAGTTATTTCTGCTTGTTCTTCATTTTGTCTCACGGAGATGTGTGCAGTTGATTCATAAGAATTTAGCAACACAATCTCAATCTGAGGTTACTTTCAGCTACCCCTTAGGACTATATATGCAAGATTTACAaagtttcttgaagaagaaaaacGCTGCTTGATTCTTGATGCCTGTACAAGATGCTGCCATGATCATGTGCAGATTGTACAGAGGGGTTTAATTCCTCTACCTACCAGTCAATTGTGCCTACTATAAAGATGATGAAACTGACATCGGCAGTACTCAGCACGCCTTCTTTGCACGGCAAAATATCATTTAAAAGAAATGTGAATTTTCTGAAAACTCACATTTCACCAAAAGCTTAGATGCATTACCAGTTGTGGGGACTGTACTTTCCATGCTTAGGCAAATTTCAAGGCCAAATTAAACACATTAACGTGCGGGAGAAGGGCGGCCAACCAGCATGACCACGTGGTGAGAAACTTTTTGATTTTTTAAACATTGTTTTAAACACATTAACGTGCGGGAGAAGGGCGGCCAACCAGCATGGCCACGTGGCGCATGTTGGTTGGCCGTGACAAGAAACTTTTTGATTTTTTAAACATTATTTTTGGAAGATGAAAGTGAGACTTTTTTTTATTGTGAGAAAAGTTttattttagattttcttttttgaaGATGGAAgtgagattttttttctttttctttttgagatgGGTGTGTTGTCCAGGTGTTGCGACAACGTTTCTTTTAATTTTgagatgaagatgatatttttttaagAGGAAGAAATACACACACAACTTTCTCTCAAAAGGCCCGCAATGGCGGACCCCAACCACTAGTTCAATATCATTTGGGAGAAACTGCTAGCACCGAGAAGTCCGAGTTGTCTTTGAGCAGTTTTGCTTAAGCACCAACGCTTGTTTTGTGTTATACAATAAACATCAGTGCTTAAGTAAAAATTGCAAGCACCACTCTAAGCGTCTACATTATACACGGCCTTAAAATCAAGGTGACTACTCCACCCGCCGGCATTAGGAGACAAGGGGGAGTCGCCAAGTGATATGATACTAGAGGGGGCAAACCTCATTGAAAACGATAATTTCATAAGATGGAGTTGCCGGCGACCCAAGGTAGGTCAGAGGGGAATGAGTCCATGACTGTAGTCTGTAGGTGAGGTAGAAATGAGACGGGAAGGCAACACGGATTTTCGGGAGACATTAAATAAAAATGCTAGACGTACAGATTGGGTTTACAGGAAGTTACGCACCAACCCTTCTCCCCTcactaatccccccccccccccccccccccccattttcagGGTGGGGCCCGCCTCATCTAATCACCAATTAAAACAATCCACCTCAGCCTTGCCTGTAAAAGTCGTGTAAAACATCCGTAGTTGTAGCAAAGCTCGACATTAAAACATATTTCATCATGTGTTTATTTTTCAAAATTCCAAAATTCTGTTTTTCTTAAAAAAGAAAGTATTTCGAGGGGATTTGCAAGTATTCTTTGCGGAGTTGTATAGGCAAGCGTGTAGCAAGTTGCCGGTGTATGGGTCCTGTCCCCGGATTGTAAACTTGTGGATGAGTTTCTTCACCCCTTCTTCTATCAAAATATGATGTGTATTAGATTGTCAAAAAAAAAGATGTGTATTAGGGATAAAAACAATTTTGGCTCATAATCTGAATATTTTTCCAGACTTGCCTTTACGTCACAGGTCTTCTTTTGCTAGTGTTTATACAATTCTTTGTTAGGGAGTGTTTATACAATTTTTTTTACAGATGTTTGTACAATTCTTTTGTGTAACTGTGTTTATTTCTGAGTATTTTCACCAATTTGCATTTTTTTAGATGACCAATTTGCATTTTTAACATGGTACCCGTTAGGTGCATATTTCAACTGTGGGAAGCAACAACATGAGGATTTCATGGGTCACTGACGACCGGAAGGCGCCGTCGGTGGTCGAGTACGGCAAATCTCGCGGCAACTACACGGTGTCGACGACCGGCGATCACGCGACGTACCGGTATTTCTTCTACAAGTCCGGCGCGATCCACcacgtcacgatcggcccgctggCGCCCAGCACGACCTACCACTACCGGTGCGGCAAGGCCGGCGACGAGTTCACCCTCAAGACGCCTCCGGCGTCCCTCCCCATCGAGCTCGTCGTCATCGGCGACCTCGGCCAGACCGGCTGGACCGCGTCGACGCTGTCGCACATCGGCGGCGCGGACTACGACATGCTGCTGCTCCCGGGCGACCTGTCGTACGCGGACACGCAGCAGCCGTTGTGGGACTCGTTCGGGCGGCTGGTGCAGCCGCTGGCGAGCGCGCGGCCGTGGATGGTGACGGAGGGCAACCACGAGGTGGAGGCGCTCCCCGTCGTGGGCTTCGCGCCCTTCGTCGCGTACAACGCGCGGTGGCGCATGCCGCACGAGGAGAGCGGCTCCGCCTCCAACCTCTACTACTCCTTcgacatggccggcggcgcggCCCACGTCGTGATGCTGGGCTCCTACACGGAGTTCGAGCAAGGGTCGGAGCAGTACGCGTGGCTGGAGCGGGACCTCGCCGGCGTGGACCGGCGGAAGACGCCGTGGCTGCTGGTCCTGCTGCACGCGCCGTGGTACAACACCAACCAGGCGCACCAGGGGGAGGGCGAGGCGATGCGCGCCGCCATGGAGACGCTCCTCTACGAGGCCCGCGTCGACGTCGTCTTCTCCGGACACGTCCACGCCTACGAGCGATTCGTAAGCCCTACTACTATATCTTTGCTCCATCGATGAACTGCAAAGCAGACTAACTTTTTTGGCTGGTCGATGGACTAGACGAGGATCTACGACAACGAGGCCGACAGCCGGGGCCCGATGTTCATCACCATTGGCGACGGCGGCAACAGGGAAGGGCTTGCTCTCAAGTACGTACGCGGTTCGATCTCACAGAATCTGATTTCCTTGGTCTTTTTCTTATAGAGTTGGAAATGAATTAGGGATTCTTGTTACCATTGTTGAAGGTTCCTCAAGGATCACAAGTCAGCGCACCTGTCGATGTTCCGGGaggcgagcttcgggcacggtcGGCTGAGAATCGTCAACGAGACGAGCGCCGTTTGGACATGGCACCGCAACGACGACGAATACGCCACCGTCCGCGACGAGGTCTGGCTGGAGAGCTTGGCTACTCCAAAGCTGTCCATGGCAACCACCGGTCGTCACGACGAGGAGTTGTAGGATGTTGCACATCAATAAGCACCCTAGTCTACAAGACACTTTGCAGAAAAAAgagtgtttttttttttgaatcATTCATTCCCTAAAGTTGTACGTTTGCCACTATAGTGTTTTTTTTACCCaacaccgtagaacaattgttctaggGTAAATTTTTACCTAATCTTTacctaatttttttaatttttttaataataaagcaaattgggtttctggtcatccgtcatggcatttttcagaaaagtccctctatttcagagaattcaacccgcagtcctgttttaagcTAAAACGAATCTTTTtttgtattttacacaaaagtccctatgTTTTcgtgaaatcaacccgcagtctggatttaagtcacacccgaaccgttattttacatttttcgaaacccccctgatgttttaggtaattcatccgcggatcatatttaagtcaaacaaatgctttttaaaatcatctatatcttttaaaccgtaactccgattatgtagaatatgtagaatatgaatatgagattatttttacctgttaagtatttttaaatattattttggaatatatttaaatCAAACTAattattttctaaattatccgtatcttttaaaccgtaactttgattttaacatattatatatgaaattttatttgaaaaatgtgtggaatctaaatatgatgttaattttacttgttaatttttttaaaaatattgttttggaagcaaacttataatttatagcgcaagatccatTTTTCTTTCGTGGCGGCGAtctggattgcaaataaacaccccactataaccatatagggaaaagaaaatatCGATAACTACaaatgcatacctctgaaaaatatcgcagggaaaacaacagatttctcatcgcgagggtgagagaaagcgagagggagagagagagagagagagagggagagggaggagagagggagagagagagacgccttaggattaaccatattcaaacacgttttttgttgttttgtgtcaacaccgaggccatcgccggcgagggtgagaaggaggataagcgtcaacaaaaatatgatgcctcgcaaaaataaaggagatggacctattgtggtcttgagtgatggttgttgggttaagaacgtgtgttatgttttctcttccgttgcaatgcacgggctcttttgctagtaataataaagaaaattgggtttctgGTCGTCTGTCGTTGctagcaattttgcaaaaaagtccctccgtttttgagaattCAACCCGTAGTCCTATTTTAAGTGGGTGTCTAAGAAAACGTTTCAATTTTACGAAAGACCCCTCCATTTACCTATATTCAACCCGTGCTCCTTAATCTTAATTTATAGCGGGCTAAAATAAAAAGTCGCGTCTTCCTCTTATCCAGGTCGTGTCGTCCGTCCGTCACGGCGGCGGAGACGGCATCGGTCACGGCGGAGGACAAGAAGGCGCCCGATTTGCTCGCGTGGGAGGATGGAGGTCGCCTCGCCGAGGCGCGTGCTTGGGTGAGGGGCGTCGCCCTTTTTGGCGGAGGCCGCCTCGCCCAGGCGCGTGCTCGGGTGTGGGGCggcggctgtcgtggttctaagtctgacagtagaatggggggtaggtatgaggaggcaagatcttagctacggtgaagttgtgcacgcaagctttacgagttcaggcccttcacagaggaagtaacagccccacgtctcggtgcccggaggccggtcgattggattatgcgtgaagttatagggggtgcgaacccttgtcccagaggagggggtggcttatatagagtgcgccaggaccccagccatcccccgttacatagggttcaatgtacataaagaggggacgttactggtaacgtcagcattaaagtcatataaatgatcattaagactacggagtgaacgtccGACCCTTGCCATCTAGAGTGACTTTAgaccttctgtactccgagtggtttctgataTGGTCGAGTGATTATATCTCTGTCAAGTGGAACTGTTGGTCAAGTGGGTTGCACCTTGAGGTTATTTCAGTCGGTAGATGTTATTGTCCTTTGAATGTATTTgactgtagggcagtgtccttgggaagggtgtctagatcaggtctattaccctaccctaggtacatgccatcgtcattagcccccgaatggttcagggtccgAGTGGAGATGGAGTTGAAGATGGTTTCGACCCAATTTTCATGCTTCGGAAGCATTTTACTTGGTTTGGTGAACCATGCAGAAACTTCGACCTCATTTTCTGTCGCCTTGATCTATTCTGAGGTTGTCGAGTGAATTTTGTTGATAAGCTTCGAATGCTGATATGGTACAAAATCTTCGGCGCGATCGACTGCACTGCCAtccccggatctcacgggattcaaatttggggaagcgcgcgggacggagagGACCGCAGTGAGCGGAGCGGATTAGGCAGGggcgcctcgattctcgcgccgcctttttcgccacatacCAAGCGCGTgtctgttgcgggatttgacaggattgcctgggcccacaagtcagtcactcggggatTAGGCCCATATAAGGTGTCTGGGCCGGTGATTTTGCACGGCGACCCATTttctttcttcctcctctgcttctccactacGTCCACCAccaccctcgacgccgccgcccagcCCGAGCGCCACTCGCAGCGATGGCGAAGGACAAGATGGCGGctctggagcgtgcgaagaaggcgacgacaaaggcgaagggcaagaagacgagcCGGGGAGGGACGTCGTCGAGATCTGGCTTGCcgcccggctggatccagggcgactggattcggtCCATGATCCAACAGGAGGATCTGGAGGATTTGGTTGAGGGGGGATTGATTCCCCACGGTTCCTGGGAGCTTCCGGAGGacgagaccgagccgcggccgcaggagggtgagtgtgtccttcttgcgactcacgtcgaccgcggtttCTCCTTGCCCCCCGTCCTTTTTCTGGGGTTTTCTGAACTTTTATGGAGCCCAaattcatcacttctctcccaacactatcacatacctcgctgcattcgtgtccatgtgtgcgaactttctgggctgtcgaccgcactggggtctcttcaaacacattttcacttgtcgttctcagtctGTAAAAAAGGCTAATCTGAGTGATGAGAGGAggcatgtgatccagatgtgtggaggtctagggatccagatgaggGGTAAAAGTACTTTCCCTGCTATGATTCTTCCTAATTCGGTCAGAGGGTGGTAGTTGACCTGGTTCTATTGTAAGGATCAACCGACCcctggtcagtcgactggccttcctCCGTTCCATGGAGCGAGTTGAGAAGCCCTCTACCTTGAAGGTGACTCCAGCTGAGAAAGTGGAGGTGAATATGTTGGTTGAGCGAGTAGTCCAACTTGTCCGCgatggtgtgactggcatggacttattagaggtgtttctcagtcgacgcatccagtcACTCCAAGCCCgtgatcatccaatgtggatgtactcgggtatcGATGACagcactcggatccacccagaggaagttgacgaggagacggtggcgcagtggctgcagggcatcactggcaacaaggacaaccccagggggtctaggaggattcctccactcgacaacaccaacgaaccagacaaggtctgacTCTTTTCTTCCGAGTTACTTTTTGTTCTGACATGTATTTGTTCTCAAAACTGATTGATATCCACTCAACTTTGTGCCTTGCAGATCTACACTAAAATGTattctgttgggtaacgtagcaataattcgaaattttcctacgtgtcaccaagatcaatctaggagatgctagcaacgagagagagggagtgcatcttcatactcttgaagatcgctaagcggaagcgttacaagaacgcggttgatggagtcgttgtagcgaccagacctcaaatggtctgtgctgctgtgcaccaatgtcatccctggatcagtaatgctgacacgcacagtacaaatggaggatttataacagagtagaaatcacacacttattacatcgaatatctccaaagagattaagtatgataaatatggcttaaggccatctaaaaatgataacagcggaagacttggaagataagtgagtccatcaactccagcggcatcactgagtataagaccacgacctaaggcaccttacttgtcgtctgaaaagtctgcaacatgaaacgttgcagcccgaaaacgggtcagcacatagaatatgctggcaatgtaacacatagagaatattgaacaataataatgctatactacatgcatatatggctggtggaaagctctacggttaagtttttgcgaaaagccaatttttccctacttccaaggaataaaatttatttaactatcatggtggttgtgaaacattgagatggttgacagcatttcaatcccaattaaaagtcatcattaacccaacaaaattaattaaaagtaacatggtgatgagattcaaatgataatccaggtactagatactcaaattgtccataaccggggacacggctaaccatgattagtttatacactctgcagaggtttgcgcacttttccccacaagactcagtcgcctccgcttgattctcgcactgcatgatgtttgagaaacggatgaccgagacacagtctttcaggaacaatcactctttactccgggtgtaccggtacacctactttcccctacatctgctagtccacctcttcaagagatcatgtaacctactcaactatgctagagcccataatagcttgtggctgcacacggaagtttctagcatgaataatcttatgatccctttgagcctgggtggcggtccttatacaaacagacaacactggattctccaggtgcctcaatccacccagatgtgagttttagttgccaccttaggtaaaccattattaacaatctcacatctgtcatgaatatctctcaaacccaatccacgtctacgagcatagcatggcaatataatagcaacgtagaagtaactcccaagggtttgataagaaaacaggtaataggtactacctcaactacttcccaattcccacaatttaattagatcctaaccatgaaattgtttgaggaatagatctaatgcaataaaactgggtatggaaagtatgatcaaagtgttacttgccttgctgatgatccgcgaaacctagcgattcgaagtaacaagcggcacactccgggtactctatcgcaaacaaacaagcaaacaatcagtactcatctaatgcacaggtaaaactcgaatgaaagatccaaccagaaagttcaacttaaggactccggtttgcaaaaagaatcaactcgaacgaagcaacgaaagtcaaactgcgaaagaaacaagcttcgtttactaatctggatctaggtcaaattttacagtagcaaaaacgtgtttgagtaggttaaatggaaagagaatttcgagacgaaactctaggcgcttgaatcgcctgattccgataaacgagcgaaaagttaaacagaaacgaagattcgatcagaaatcgagatctgagataatcgcggaaaaatccgacgaaaaagaaaaacggacgaacggttaaagaacggacgttcgttaacagagaaaatccgacgaacgcgttcgttaaaacgaacgagtcggtgaacgctcccaaaataacaaaaccgaagaaaaaaaccgatctagggttttttttaaacaaaaccggcaaacgacggcgaggtatacctcgtcggggcgggctccggcgaggggcggcggggtgcagcggggctcggggcggcgggggcggctccggcggcggcgagcggcgagcggggcggcggcgcgggctcccagcggcggcggctcgggcggctcgGGGCGCGGGTACGGGgtgagggggggcggcggcggcttataagaggggggtggcggcggcttggaggagggggcaaggcagcggctccggcggagtccgagccggacacggcggcggcggcgcgctggcgtACGCGGGGAGgacggcggggtgggccggcggctcggctgggcctcggcccggtcgggcgcagcgcgggttttttttttaaaaaaacattccgccgaaaaattcgtagaaaaataaatgaaaatccaaaaaatataaaacaaaatttccccgtctagttagaatatttagaacagggtgaacatttttttgacacaaaataatttttttgaaaacatgctatatttttaatgcaattaaaattgcaaataaaatccgaataaattccaataaatgattttaacacttttcctccaatatttcaattgttttggagaggtcatattttctcctctcgtttatttttaaatgaaatatttttcccggagagaaaataattaaaaccaaaatcctcgttttattatttgatgaaaatcaaatatgaaaatttgagaaaatccccaactctctccgagggtccttgagttgcttaggatttatcgaggattcgtcaaatgcaataaaatatgatatgcaatgatgatctatgtataacataccaaattgaaaatttgggatgttacagtcgtactcgcggtgattcaaatagcggaagatccgatctagcgccgaacggacggcgcctccgcgttcaacacacgtatagcccggggacgtctcctccttcttgatccagcaaggggagaggaggagttgagggagaactccagcagcacgacggcgtggtggcgatggagctcgtggttctccggcagagcttcgctaagcactacggaggagggggaggagttggaggaggagagggctgcgccaggccaggggtgcggctgccctctctctccctcactatatatagggggaaggggggtggaggaggcgccctagggttccctaggggaggggcggcggccacaggggaaaccctagatgggtttgggcgcccccacccctgggaaacttgccccccaagccgggaggggtggctgccctaagggaggcgcccccacctctccacgttacgtgagaggggttgggaggggcgcacagccccttagtgggctggtgtgccccctcccctttgcccataaggccccccaacgcttgccggggcctctgaaacacctttcggtcacgctggtcgtcacccggtactcccagaacaagtccggactccaatacccttcgtccaatctatcgatcttcacctccggaccactccggagttcctcgtcacgtccgggatctcatccgggactccgaaaaaccttcggtaaccacatactatttcccataacaactctagcgtcaccgaaccttaagtgtgtagaccctacgggttcgggaagcatgcagacatgaccgagacacctctccggctaataaccaatagcgggatctggatacccatattggctcccacatgttccacgatgatctcatcggatgaaccacgatgtcggggattcaatcaatcccgtatacaattccctttgtctatcggtatgttacttgcccgagattcgatcatcggtatcccaatacctcgttcaatctcgttaccggcaagtctctttacttgttccgtaacgcatgatcccgtggctaactcattagtcacattgagctcattatgatgatgcattaccgagtgggcccagagatacctctccgtcatacggagtgacaaatccaggtctcgattcgtgccaacctaacagacactttcggagatacctgtagtgcacctttatagccacccagttacgttgtgacgtttggtacacccaaagcattcctacggtatccgggagttgcacaatctcatggtctaaggaaatgatacttgacattagaaaagctcttagcaaacgaactacacgatcttgtgatatgcttaggattgggtcttgtccatcacatcattcttctaatgatgtgatcccgttatcaatgacatccaatgtccatggtcaggaaaccataaccatctattgatcaacgagctagtcaactagagacttactagggacatgttgtggtctatgtattcacacatgtattacggtttccagttaatacaattatagcatgaacaatagacaattatcatgaacaatgaaatacaataataaccattttattattgcctctagggcatatttccaacatattcgatgcccaacgaagagcaggagcaggagcaggagggagaggcgagcggaggtgacaGCGGCGACTGGCATTCCGacgaaggagaagacgaggagagtgAAGACTCAAGCAGTGGTGAGGAGGTCGATTCTCCACCTCGCTCGGAAAGACTCTCCAAGCAGAGGCAAGACCCAGCAAGTGTTTGTGGAAAAGCGACTCCACCGACTGGACAGACTTCAAAGCGCACTCGAACATCTTCTCCCGTGCCAACTGAGAAAGCTCCGAAGTAGCCCAAAGTCGCGCCTTCAAAGCcccggaaggccttgcccaagattaAAGTGAACGTCCCCATCGCTTCTGGGTAATCATTGTGCTCGACCTCTCAGTTTTTTGCATGACTCAATCTTCGGTCGACTCACTTTCCTATTTTGACCGAGTGAATtctgaaatttgcagtgctgctacctctgggacttctATTTATAAAGATGGtgatgatgaggagatggaagacgcggtCACTTCCAATGCGGGtatatgatggagcagatgaaagtgGCGCGCGAGGCCAGTCAAGCTGCCTATGACGACAGCTCAGCGCTCCAGGCCAATGTCCAGGTTAGCTGATTTCCGACTGATCTTCtagcttgtcgcttgttctgttaggatatgctacctgcaAACCTTTATTGTGCTTCTACTTGTCAGTCTgcactttgcatctgtacacccactgggtgtttcaatTTTCGCTGAGTAGTTTTTCtacttgagtcgactaggttgtgtcgattgtAACTTTGAACCAatggggcacgcagagtgcactcactgggtgtagtccccgaggccaccATCGAATGTGTGATTCGGTGGGGGTCTTGATAAAAATGTTGCTTTtcagttcttccactcggtctgggcggaccatgtcgagtggaacttgaaccagtgggggcacgccgagtgcacccactgggtgtagtccccgagaccacggtcgactgcgggcagtcggttgTGGTCTGAGAATAACTGTTGCTCTtcagttcttccactcggtctgggcggaccatgtcgagtggaacctgaactagtgggggcacactgaatgcacccactgggtgtagtccccgagaccacggtcgattGCGGGATGTCGGTTGTGGTCTGAGAATAACTGTTGCTTCTCTTTTTTTGACATTCTTCTACTcggtctgggcggaccatgtcgagtggaacatgaaccagtgggggcacgctaagtgcacccacttggtgtagtccccgagactactgttgaatgtttgattcggcagtagtcttagaactttttgaatttgaactttatTGCCTGGTAAGCAACCAAACTTTGTATCTGTCGACTGACTGTCCTCTGAccacagaaatcttgtgaacttggagccCGTTTTGCTAACTTGGAGcagaagcagatccagctcaatcttGATCTGGAGTTGGCCAAGGTGAACttg
This window of the Triticum aestivum cultivar Chinese Spring chromosome 5D, IWGSC CS RefSeq v2.1, whole genome shotgun sequence genome carries:
- the LOC123120215 gene encoding purple acid phosphatase 22, with the translated sequence MCAAFRVAVALTRVLYHAAAGSVLGVARVLFAAANERCLRCVNQAALGRSVTGTFCGDLLVGAMAHSWRVLMQGLTSLMFLCARADEYVRPPPSPLVLTAHDKPAAHPQQVHISTVGSNNMRISWVTDDRKAPSVVEYGKSRGNYTVSTTGDHATYRYFFYKSGAIHHVTIGPLAPSTTYHYRCGKAGDEFTLKTPPASLPIELVVIGDLGQTGWTASTLSHIGGADYDMLLLPGDLSYADTQQPLWDSFGRLVQPLASARPWMVTEGNHEVEALPVVGFAPFVAYNARWRMPHEESGSASNLYYSFDMAGGAAHVVMLGSYTEFEQGSEQYAWLERDLAGVDRRKTPWLLVLLHAPWYNTNQAHQGEGEAMRAAMETLLYEARVDVVFSGHVHAYERFTRIYDNEADSRGPMFITIGDGGNREGLALKFLKDHKSAHLSMFREASFGHGRLRIVNETSAVWTWHRNDDEYATVRDEVWLESLATPKLSMATTGRHDEEL